From a region of the Micropterus dolomieu isolate WLL.071019.BEF.003 ecotype Adirondacks linkage group LG21, ASM2129224v1, whole genome shotgun sequence genome:
- the fgf10b gene encoding fibroblast growth factor 10b produces MIRWAAGRSKAASASSFSRAGLGARFGSGTSSRLRPSLLSSLSLPLLVALVVFSFLPGAACHQLSRDRLRLANPRTLRVPLNISETEFVSRSRATGGPLGGTGGSQGRHVRSYNHLQGDIRKRKLFSFQKFFLRIDKNGKVNGTKSKDDPLSILEITSVDVGVVAIKGLNSNYYLAISRKGELYGAREFGVDCTLKERIEENGYNTYASAKWRNKKRQMFVGLNVHGKPLRGKKTRRKNTATHFLPIMV; encoded by the exons ATGATCAGATGGGCTGCTGGAAGGAGTAAGGCTGCCTCTGCCTCGTCCTTCTCCAGGGCTGGGTTAGGGGCTCGTTTTGGTTCTGGGACCAGCTCCAGACTAAGGCCATCACTGCTTTCCTCCCTGTCTTTGCCTCTCCTGGTTGCCCTTGTGGTTTTCTCATTCTTACCTGGGGCAGCCTGCCATCAGCTGAgcagagacagactgaggctCGCCAACCCACGAACTCTGAGGGTCCCACTGAACATTTCGGAGACTGAGTTTGTCTCTAGGTCCAGGGCCACTGGGGGCCCACTGGGTGGGACTGGGGGATCGCAGGGTAGGCATGTGCGCAGCTACAATCATCTCCAAGGGGACATCCGTAAGAGGAAGCTGTTCTCTTTCCAGAAGTTTTTCCTGAGGATCGATAAGAATGGAAAGGTCAATGGGACCAAGAGCAAGGATGACCCCCTCA GTATTCTGGAAATCACATCGGTGGATGTGGGAGTGGTGGCCATCAAAGGGCTGAACAGCAACTACTATCTGGCTATCAGCAGGAAGGGAGAGCTGTACGGAGCG AGAGAGTTCGGTGTCGACTGCACCCTGAAGGAGCGGATTGAGGAGAACGGCTACAACACATATGCGTCAGCCAAGTGGAGGAACAAGAAGAGGCAGATGTTTGTGGGTCTGAATGTCCACGGGAAGCCACTGAGAGGGAAGAAAACCCGCAGGAAGAACACGGCAACCCACTTCCTTCCAATTATGGTGTGA
- the adamts12 gene encoding A disintegrin and metalloproteinase with thrombospondin motifs 12, translating to MRCPQECPILFLLHFVFTLAAGHEEHSDSGRLFSLFAEQGQLSQSESDRSIVHPVKTTPDGEFISHSLSHHFKGGRVRRDLRPLGLEGQVYYKVNYKGRPLMFNLTANNHLVSRDYILERRNGSANRTEHRLPEGNSCHLLGTVEASDLRGTAAISTCKGLRGFFSLPEGHFFIEPFQKYPNDPAGTPEPHVVYPRVTTESHRKKRSPQSKETPSPCGVQDAPSDSVQVEREREEWEREQQRGAQSRSQRSVSRERWVETMVVADSKLIEYHGSNTVESYIFTIMNMVAGIFHDASIGNAIHVILVRLILLQGEEKGLKIVHHADTTLASFCAWQKNLNPQSDTHPAHHDVAVLVTRKDICAGMNQPCETLGLSHLSGMCQPHRSCNINEDSGLPVAFTVAHEMGHSFGIHHDGQGNDCELEGRHPFIMSRQLMYDSSPLTWSPCSKEYITRFLDRGWGFCLDDRPSKRDLTTPLARLGVRYTTQHQCQLQYGPNATFCHEVDNVCQILWCSVNGSCRSKLDSPIDGTRCGSEKWCISGECVIVGKLPETVNGGWGQWSTWSHCSRTCGNGVQSADRECNNPKPEFGGKYCTGERKRYRTCNTKPCPKNKPTFREMLCSEFDTVPYHNDLYQWIPVANPLHPCELHCRPVNEYFSEKMLDAVTDGTPCFMNNMSRNICVNGVCKDVGCDYGIDSNAVEDHCGVCLGDGTSCEKIYKLFDEGEGFGYVDVGVIPEGARDILVKEVEEAGNFLALRSEASEEYFLNGNFIIQWNGEYEAGGTTFYYERSGNMENLTAPGPTKQPVMLQLLFQEKNPGIKYEYTIKKTKETGNEIIEPIYRWRHGAWTDCSTTCGLGEQHQPVRCFEMDVGVVDESLCDPDSRPEDRHRKCKTMDCPARWWVGGWQQCTATCGSEGVRKRTVLCVRTVSGEERVLHPVECKHLLKPKPVVPCNRDVPCGQDWAVGNWEECPVTCGGGVRSRTVTCGLAPMKTCDLSTKPRSRSLCALQSCPNSGLRRRPGPPPIYRRIHPPKSHPNKHPGTTTWAPTSTTAITAPTTATTVRKKTTTKETTTAFISTTTSLSTPESTIPKIIDTDDYEFNVEVFPSTTNPAEKDRKATGVEKETVEKREEGEEGSTPNVVLYTPGYDYVVDDRTAEEEGIIDLDVTTSTSLKHPLKSNTPTPHILITPTLQTSPPTIHTSKAPTSTYSTPHTSTETWAKTIHLYSFSNPHITPRINPYSHWTHRVPLTTTAYKDHLVPTKAGFHTTQAPSTSARKTSTIAPPPQPTVKIIKLKKPSVTPRKNSSVSRAKKPSSWSKGIRSKSQNKQPESPMSSSTRVQSNLMAREPVSMDLFWHVGNWSECSTTCGIGAIWRTVVCSSQNDEDCANMKRPEPARTCHLQPCAIWQSGSWSKCPDQCATVGRRYRDVQCVDSQSKRPLRPFHCQATSSRPLSTMTCPHKPCMTWNISPWGPCSGSCGKAIRERLVYCPAPHRCSTTLRPNSTEPCSLKPCTHWQTEDWEECSVSCGGGRQHREVNCVSEQDLASMPNSLCEKISKPETLRKCNIQECKTNTGPVCRKNTMSSRFCDKLKLLGRCSVRSVQRQCCVTCGS from the exons ATGCGATGTCCGCAGGAGTGCCCGATTCTTTTTCTGCTAcactttgttttcactttggCTGCCGGCCACGAAGAGCACTCCGACTCTGGCAGACTCTTCTCCCTCTTTGCAGAACAAG GTCAGTTGTCCCAGTCAGAGTCAGATCGGTCCATAGTCCACCCAGTGAAAACCACCCCTGATGGAGAGTTCATCTCCCACTCTCTGTCTCACCACTTCAAGGGTGGGCGAGTCAGGCGTGACTTACGACCCCTTGGTTTGGAGGGACAGGTTTACTACAAGGTCAACTACAAGGGTCGCCCTTTAATGTTCAATTTGACTGCAAACAATCACCTGGTTTCAAGAGACTACATCCTGGAGAGGAGGAACGGCAGTGCCAACAGGACTGAGCATCGTCTCCCTGAGGGGAATTCCTGCCACCTCCTTGGCACCGTGGAAGCATCTGATTTGCGAGGAACTGCTGCCATCAGCACCTGCAAAGGACTG AGAGGCTTCTTTTCATTGCCAGAAGGACACTTTTTTATTGAACCTTTCCAGAAATATCCAAATGATCCTGCAGGGACTCCAGAGCCCCACGTGGTCTATCCAAGAGTTACTACAGaaagtcacagaaaaaaacGCAGTCCTCAGTCCAAAGAGACACCCAGCCCCTGTGGAGTTCAAG ATGCTCCAAGTGACTCTGTCCAGGTGGAGCGGGAGAGGGAGGAATGGGAGAGGGAGCAGCAGCGTGGGGCTCAGTCCCGCTCGCAGCGCTCAGTCAGCAGAGAGCGGTGGGTGGAGACCATGGTGGTGGCTGACTCCAAACTCATAGAATACCATGGCAGCAATACTGTGGAGTCCTATATCTTCACCATCATGAACATG GTGGCTGGGATCTTTCATGATGCCAGTATTGGGAATGCCATCCACGTCATTTTGGTCCGCCTCATTCTCCTGCAGGGAGAAGAG AAAGGGTTGAAGATTGTTCATCATGCAGATACCACTCTGGCTAGTTTCTGTGCTTGGCAGAAAAACCTCAATCCTCAGAGTGACACACACCCAGCTCATCATGACGTGGCTGTATTGGTCACCAG GAAGGACATATGTGCTGGAATGAACCAGCCCTGTGAGACACTGGGTCTGTCTCATCTGTCTGGGATGTGTCAACCACACCGCAGCTGCAACATCAATGAGGATTCGGGACTACCTGTCGCCTTCACCGTTGCTCATGAGATGGGCcacag CTTTGGAATTCATCATGATGGCCAGGGCAATGACTGTGAGCTGGAAGGGAGGCACCCGTTCATCATGTCCAGACAGCTGATGTATGACAGCTCGCCCCTCACTTGGTCTCCCTGCTCCAAAGAATACATCACACGCTTCCTTGA TCGTGGCTGGGGTTTTTGCCTGGATGACCGGCCTTCCAAGAGGGACCTAACCACCCCACTGGCTCGCCTCGGTGTCCGCTACACCACGCAACACCAGTGCCAGCTCCAGTACGGCCCAAATGCCACCTTCTGCCATGAGGTTGAT AACGTTTGCCAGATTCTTTGGTGTTCAGTGAATGGCTCCTGTCGCTCCAAACTGGACTCACCTATAGACGGCACTCGCTGTGGATCAGAGAAG tggtgtatCTCAGGAGAGTGTGTGATTGTGGGTAAACTCCCAGAGACGGTGAATGGAGGCTGGGGACAGTGGAGTACCTGGTCTCACTGCTCCAGGACCTGTGGAAATGGAGTTCAGTCAGCAGACAGGGAATGTAACAACCCTAA ACCAGAGTTTGGGGGCAAGTACTGCACTGGGGAAAGAAAACGTTATCGGACCTGTAACACAAAACCCTGTCCGAAGAATAAACCAACCTTTCGAGAGATGCTGTGCAGCGAGTTTGACACTGTGCCCTACCATAATGACCTCTACCAGTGGATTCCTGTGGCCAACCCGT TACATCCCTGTGAGCTGCACTGTCGACCGGTCAATGAGTATTTTTCGGAGAAGATGCTTGACGCTGTGACAGACGGAACGCCGTGCTTCATGAATAACATGTCCAGGAACATCTGCGTCAACGGAGTGTGCAAG gaTGTAGGCTGTGACTATGGCATTGACTCAAACGCAGTGGAGGATCATTGTGGAGTCTGTTTGGGCGATGGCACAAGCTGTGAGAAGATCTACAAGTTGTTTGATGAAGGAGAAGGCTTCG GGTACGTGGACGTTGGTGTGATACCTGAGGGGGCGCGGGACATCCTGGTAAAGGAAGTGGAGGAGGCAGGTAACTTCCTGGCTCTGAGGAGCGAAGCATCTGAGGAGTACTTTCTCAATGGCAACTTCATCATCCAGTGGAACGGGGAGTATGAGGCCGGCGGGACGACGTTCTACTACGAACGCAGCGGGAACATGGAGAACCTCACTGCTCCTGGACCCACCAAACAGCCAGTCATGCTCCAG TTGCTGTTTCAGGAAAAGAACCCAGGTATAAAGTATGAGTACACCATCAAGAAGACCaaagagacaggaaatgagatCATCGAACCCATTTACAGGTGGAGACACGGGGCATGGACAGACTGCAGCACCACCTGTGGCTTAG GTGAGCAGCATCAGCCTGTGCGGTGCTTTGAGATGGACGTGGGTGTAGTGGACGAGTCTTTATGTGACCCAGACAGCCGTCCAGAAGACAGACACCGAAAATGCAAGACCATGGATTGTCCTGCAAG GTGGTGGGTGGGTGGCTGGCAGCAGTGTACAGCCACCTGTGGATCAGAAGGGGTACGGAAGCGAACGGTGCTCTGTGTTCGTACAGTGTCAGGAGAGGAAAGGGTGCTTCACCCAGTTGAGTGCAAGCATCTCCTTAAACCCAAACCTGTGGTGCCCTGCAACAGAGACGTGCCTTGTGGACAGGACTGGGCTGTCGGCAACTGGGAAGAG TGCCCAGTCACATGTGGAGGAGGTGTTCGCTCACGTACAGTCACATGTGGACTAGCACCCATGAAGACTTGCGACCTCTCAACCAAACCCCGGTCCAGGTCGCTGTGTGCCCTACAGAGCTGCCCTAATTCAGGTCTTCGTAGACGGCCCGGGCCTCCTCCTATATACCGTCGCATCCACCCACCTAAGAGCCACCCCAACAAGCATCCTGGTACAACTACCTGGGCTCCCACAAGCACTACGGCCATAACTGCACCCACAACTGCTACAACTGTGAGGAAGAAAACAACCACCAAGGAAACTACAACGGCTTTCATCTCAACCACCACATCCCTTTCAACCCCTGAAAGCACAATCCCTAAAATCATAGACACAGATGATTATGAGTTCAATGTTGAAGTTTTCCCATCTACAACCAATCCTgctgaaaaggacagaaaagcaACTGGTGTGGAAAAGGAGACGgtagaaaagagagaggagggagaggagggaagcaCGCCAAATGTGGTGTTGTACACTCCAGGATATGATTATGTTGTTGACGATAggacagcagaggaggaggggattATTGACCTGGATGTTACCACATCTACATCACTTAAACATCCCCTTAAATCAAACACACCGACACCGCATATACTCATCACACCCACTTTACAGACAAGTCCACCTACCATTCACACAAGCAAAGCTCCCACCTCCACCTACTCCACCCCACACACCAGTACTGAAACATGGGCAAAGACCATTCACCTCTATTCCTTTTCCAACCCCCACATCACCCCTCGTATCAATCCATACAGCCACTGGACACATAGGGTTCCCCTCACCACTACCGCGTACAAGGACCACCTAGTCCCAACAAAAGCTGGCTTCCACACAACACAAGCTCCCTCCACATCTGCAAGAAAAACATCCACCATTGCACCACCACCCCAGCCCACAGTGAAGATCATTAAACTTAAGAAGCCTTCTGTGACACCGAGGAAAAACAGTTCTGTCTCTCGTGCTAAAAAGCCCTCTTCCTGGTCCAAAGGCATTCGCTCCAAGAGCCAAAACAAGCAACCAGAAAGTCCCATGAGCAGCTCCACCCGTGTCCAAAGCAACCTGATGGCCAGAGAGCCAGTGAGCATGGATTTATTCTGGCATGTAGGAAACTGGAGCGAG TGTTCAACAACATGTGGGATTGGAGCAATATGGAGGACAGTAGTGTGCAGCTCCCAGAATGATGAAGACTGTGCCAACATGAAGAGACCTGAGCCTGCACGTACATGTCACCTGCAGCCCTGTGCCATCTGGCAAAGTGGCAGCTGGAGCAAG TGTCCAGATCAATGTGCGACGGTGGGAAGGAGGTACCGTGATGTCCAGTGTGTCGATTCTCAGAGTAAACGTCCCCTCAGACCTTTCCACTGTCAAGCTACGTCCAGCAGACCCCTCAGCACTATGACTTGCCCCCACAAGCCCTGTATGACATGGAATATATCACCATGGGGACCG TGCTCTGGCAGCTGTGGCAAAGCCATCAGGGAGCGCCTGGTGTACTGCCCCGCGCCTCATCGCTGTAGCACAACACTGAGGCCAAACAGCACAGAGCCGTGCAGTCTAAAGCCCTGCACTCACTGGCAGACTGAGGACTGGGAGGAG TGCTCTGTCAGTTGTGGTGGGGGTCGGCAGCACCGGGAAGTCAACTGTGTGAGTGAGCAGGATTTGGCTTCAATGCCAAACAGCCTCTGCGAGAAGATTTCTAAACCAGAAACACTCAGGAAGTGCAATATACAGGAATGCAAGACCAACACAG GTCCAGTTTGCAGGAAGAACACCATGTCCTCTCGCTTCTGTGACAAGCTGAAGCTGCTTGGTCGCTGCTCTGTCAGGTCGGTCCAAAGACAGTGCTGTGTCACCTGTGGGTCATAG